CTGCCACCATCTATCAGCAAGGTCACAGGCACATCGATTTTATCGCCACCCGTAGCCCGGAAGATTTCCGATTCCTGATTACGCGGTTCCACCTGGAACAGAATCTCGCCTTCTTCAACAAATAAATCGGCGATTTCACGGGCTGTTGTCAGCAATCCGCCTGGATTCCCCCGGACGTCAAGCACTAAAGCTTCCATGCCGGCCTCTTCCATATTCGCTAAAGCTTCAACCAGCTCCGTGTAAGTATCCTGGGAAAAGCTCGTAATCCGGATATGCGCCACATTTTCACTGATCATTTCCGCATAGACCGTCTCAAGCGGAATCTCATCCCGTTCCACAGTGAGGTCAATCGTGTTGCCGGAATCACCGCGCTGAATCGTCAAGGTTACTTCCGTGCCTTTTTCCCCGCGAATCAGCATAACCGCGTCGGTCACGCTCATCCCTTGGATGCTTTCCCCGTCCACGGACAGGATTTTATCTCCGGGGAGGATACCGGCTTCTTCCGCCGGTGAATTGGCGATCGGCGATACAACAGTAATCAGACCATCCCGTTCCTGGATTTCCGCTCCGATTCCCTCAAAGCTTGAAGAGATGCTGTTCATGAACTGCGTTGCCTCTTCCTGGCTTAAGTAATCAGAGTATGGATCATCCAGCGCTTCAACCATTCCGTTGATGGCTCCATTAATCAAGGCATCACTTTCCACTTCTGTATAATACTCGCTTTGCAGCTGATCATAAGCACTGAAGAGTTTCTGGAATTCCTGGCGTGCAGGTGCCCCGACTTCCACCGCTTTTTCTTCACCGAATGTCAGCGCAAAAACGGTAAGACCGGCAGTCGCCAGAACCAGAAAGAAAATCAGCATGATGAACTGAAAGGTTCGCATGCGGATCGAGTTTGCCGGCGTTTCTTCTGGAGCAGGTGTCTGATCCTGCCCCGGCCGCTGTTCATTCATTCATTTCCCTACTTTCACTGTGAAAACTGCTGTTATTACTGAACTGCTGCGTCAAGTGCAACGATGATCATGTCGTTGAATGTCAGTTGGCGTTCTTCAGCGGTTGTCACTTCACCAGTCAGCAAATGATCACTGACTGTCAGCACAGCCAGAGCCTCGCGGCCGAATTTGGCAGCAAGCGTATACAGGGCTGCTGTTTCCATTTCAAGACCAAGCACGCCATACTGCGCCCACTTTTCATGGTCCGCGTTGTCGTTATAGAACAGGTCTTCTGTGAATACGTTACCGACGCGAAGGTTCAGACCCTTTTCCTGTCCGGCGTTATACGCTTTCAGCAACAAGTCAAAGTTAGCGGTCGGCGCGTAATTCACCCCATTGAAAATGATGTCATTCAGACTGGCGTTCGTGGAAGCGCTCTGTGCGAGAATCACATCACGCACTTTCACATCATGATGGATGGAACCGCATGTACCGACACGGATCAATTTCTTCACGTCATACTCATTCATCAGTTCCGTAATGTATATCGAGATGGAAGGCACACCCATTCCAGTCCCCTGGACGGAAACGCGTTTCCCTTTATATGTTCCTGTGTAACCGAACATATTCCGGACTTCATTGTATTGCGTCACGTCTTCTAAAAACGTTTCCGCGATGTACTTGGCGCGCAGCGGATCTCCCGGCAGGAGAATAGCTTCTGCGATGTCGCCTTTTTGGGCATTAATGTGAACACTCATTTTAAAACCTCACTTTATTTTAGTCTGTACTATCATACTGTTTTTTAAGTGCTGTTGCAATTGAAGACCTTATCTCTCTTCGTATGCCCGCCAAAGTTCATCAAAGACAGCTGCCGGCATATCCGCATCCGCTTTTTCTTCAAGGTATCGGGAAAGCCCATCAAATTCCCTTGATGTTTTCGGAAAACCGTGGTCATTGAACATGGCTTCCGCAAACCGCGCATACGGATCCCGCTTGCTGCCGCCCCGGTAGGCAAGCGCAAATTGGTAAAACGATTTATTCACCTGGTTTCCTCCGCTCATCAGAAAAGCCCGGGCAGCCGCCGGGCCATCTGTCATTCGAATAATTTTCTGTATTCACCGTAGCCATTTTCCTCAAGTTCATCTTTCGGCACGAAGCGCATCGCAGCTGAGTTGATGCAATAGCGGAGACCGCCTGCTTCCTGCGGCCCGTCCGGAAATACGTGACCGAGATGTGAATCCGCCGTCTTGCTTCTTACTTCCGTCCGGCGCATGCCGTAGCTTGTATCGGAATGCTCGGTCACTTCGGGTGAATCGATCGGCTTCGTGAAACTCGGCCAGCCACAGCCTGCATCATATTTATCTGTTGATGAAAACAACGGTTTGCCGGAAACCACATCGACGTAAATCCCTTCATCAAAATGCGCGTCATATTCGTTCTGATGCGGCGGTTCAGTGCCGTTTTCCTGGGTCACATGGTACTGCATCGGCGTCAATTTTTCCTTCAGATTATCTTTCATAGCTGATCCCCCCAATTTTTTTCAATAAATGCGGCGCGTCCCGATCCCACATTGTACCGGTTGTAATGCCCCGGGTTTTTCTTATAGTAATCCTGATGGTGTGCTTCAGCCGGATAAAAGGGCTTGGCATCCCGAATTTCAACAGCCACCGGTTTTGAAAAGCGGCCGGATAAGTCCAGTTCCCGCTTCGATTTTTCCGCTGCCTGCCGCTGTTCTTCCGAATGGACGAAAATAGCGGTCTGATAAGAAGAGCCCCGGTCGAAAAACTGGCCGCCGGCATCTGTCGGGTCTATCTGCGTCCAGAATACATCCAGCAATTTTTCATATGGGAAAATGTCCGGCTGAAAGGTGATCTGGACTGCCTCCACATGGCCGGTTCGGTTCGAACAGACCTGTTCATACGTCGGATTCGGCAAATCCCCTCCTGTGTAGCCGGAAACCACGGATTCGATGCCCGGCAATGTATCGAAGGGTTTTACCATGCACCAAAAACACCCGCCGGCGAATGTCGCTTTTTCTGTCTTCATCCAATCACTCCTTCTATCAATTTCGGACAGTTACCCGAAGACGGATATCATCCGCATCCAAATCGAATTTGATCGCTTCCACTGTCATTCCGTTTTCAAGCGGAATGGCTGGCAATTGCAACAGCACAGCTTCTTCACTGCTCTGCACTTCCATGAATTCCGGCAAATCCACAGAGTCTTCCAGGAGTTTGAGTGCCTGTCCCGGCGGTATTGCAAGCCGGCCGACCTCCACTGACTTTTGCTCCAGCAGAAGACTGCCGTCCGGCTGTACGACCGGCTCAAATTTCAATAAAATCGGCAATGTGGCCGAAAAAACCTGCAGTTCCGTCGACAGGCTGACATCCTCTTCCACTGCCAGCGTCAGCGGCATGTTCTCGTTGCCCATCTCCTGCCGGATAATCGTATTCGCGATGCCTTCAAAATCTCCTTTTGTTGTACGGATGATAAGCGAATTGCCGGCAGCTGTCGATTTCGCTGCAGTATTGTAGGAAACGAAGTCATCAGCCGGTGTAACCGCAGCAAAAACCAGCAGCATTACAGCCAGCACAACAGCGCCGAACAGAACAAAAAAAGCGGCTTTCCAACTATTCATCAAGCAGCCTCCTCTCCAAATGCGATATCGCATTCCTGCATCCGTTCCAGTATGCGTTCGGTCATCAAATCATAGCCTTTTGCATTCGGATGAAAGAAATCCGTATGGTAAACCAGGTTTTCATTTGTATAGAAAAATTCGCTGACCGGTATAAAACACGCCTGCGGATCTTCATCGATCACTTCCATGACTTCTTCATTGAATGCAGCAATAATATCATCAAATTCCGTCGCATCTCCTGTGAAGATCGAGAGCGGATTATAAATGCCGAGCATGATGATCGGGGCGTTTTCATTCAGCGCACGAATTTGAGTGATGATGTTGCGGTAACGGGTGTCGAATAATTCCAGCTCTTCGTAAAACGCTTCCGGTGTCAGTGAGAACAGGTTGTTCTTCACTACTTTCATCACATCATTGCCGCCGACCGTCATCACAATATAATCGGCTTTCGTTACAGGGCCAGTCAGCTTGCCTTCCTGGAACATCGCGAGCAGCTGATCGCTCCTCCGGCCGCGCTTCGCCGTATTTTGCACCATGACCCCTTCCACGCCCGGCCAGTCAGTCATCTCAACCGCCAGCCGACCGACATAGCCCCCGCGGTTATCTTCATCTCCCACGCCTTGTGTCAGGGAATCTCCAAGTGCGGTCAGTACAATGGTCTGTGGAACGAAGGTGGGGGCGACTGCGAATTCAGTGAAAACCGGCTCTGTCCGGGGATTGGCTTCATCCTGCAGGAATCGGAACGGGCTGTTGCTGCAGCCGGCCAACAGCAGTAGCAGAAGGACAGAGCCAACAAGCTGTTTCATATGAACTCCCCTGCCTTATTCAGCATAATACATGAAGCCGATGGCTCCGATGCCGGTATGTGTCGCAATCACCGGCGTTGTGTAGCTGTAATTCGTTTCATTGCCCGCTTCTGTCAGCCGTTTCAGCAGTGGTTCAGCCATCGCCTGGCCTTCTGCATGAACAAGACCGACGCCTTTGACGAGCTTGCCAGCCGTCTCATTGCGGAATTGATCAAATAAGTACTGCACCACTTGTTTATGGCTCCGGACTTTTGCAACCGGCGTATACTCACCGCCTTCAAGAGAAGCGATCGGTTTGATCTTCAGTAAAGATCCGAGCATCGCGCGGCCTTTGCCGATTCGCCCGCCCTTCACCAGGTTATCGAGCGTATCTACCACCACGAACAAGGAAGTTGCAGCCCGGATCTGTTCAACCCTGGCTGTAATTTCTTCCACCGTTTTTCCGGATTGCGCCATTTCAGCAGCTTCCAGCACCTGGAACGCAAGCGCACGGGAAATAAAACGGGAATCGATCACCGTTACATCGGCTGCCGTCTGAAGCGCCGCTGTCCGGGCCGATTGGACTGTTCCGCTCATCCCGCCTGTCATGTGAATCGAAACAATCGGCGTTCCATCCTGGCCGAGCCGGTCATATAATTCCGCAAAGACGCCGGGTGACGGCTGCGAACTCTTTGGCAGTTCGTCCGACTGTTCCATCAGTTTGAGAAAAGACTGCGGTTCAAGATCAACTCTATCCAGATACGTCCGGCCGCCCACTTGGATTGAAAGCGGAACAACATGGATATTATATTTTTCAATTGTCTCCCGTTCGAGATCCGCTGTTGAATCTGTCACAATATGCACATTAGCCATAATTACACTTCCTTCATTAAGTCTATTCCTTTTGAAAGGCTTTCTAAAACTTAGTGTATCGGAAAAGGTCCGCTGACCGAAAAAACAGACCGCCTGGGATCTGATTTTCGTTTCATGGCATTCTGTTAACCGGGTATTTGATCCGCCTCGGCCCGCTCGTAGACAAGAAATGTATACGGAATTCCATCAGCAGATATGAGCTGGCCGGAATCAGAGACCAGGCGCCAGTCCGAATCGCTGTACGCAGGGAAAACCGTATCGCCATCGAACGCCTGTTCAATCCGGGTCACATAGAGCCGATCAGCCTTACTTAACGTTTCCTGGAAAATCTCAGCGCCTCCGATGATCATGACTTCTTCATTGACATCGGCAGCAAGCCGGATAGCTTCATCCAGCGAATGCGTCACAGTGATTCCGGGCGCTTCGAAATCCGGCTGCCGGGTCACGACGATATTCGTTCGGTTAGGCAGCGGACGGCCGATGGATTCATACGTTTTTCGGCCCATGACGATGCCTTTGCCGATCGTCTGTTGTTTAAAGTACTTGAGATCTTCCGGAATATGCCACGGTAGTTCGTTATCCTTGCCGATGACGCGGTTGATGTCGTGTGCAACTAACAGTGAAATCATAGAAGTCCTCCTCAGACGGCCACTGGCGCTTTGATCCGCGGATCCGGATTATAGCCTTCAATTTTTGTTTAATCCAATTAAATTTAACTACTTTCTATACAGCGTAGCCTTGGTTATTATTATACCGATTTTTTTCTAAAACTAAATTATTCCCATTGCTGCCTTTACTTTAATTTAGATCATGTTGAATGTCTCTGTTGATATTCCACAAAACAGCTCCACTTTCCGCAGGCTTGCGCCGAACTAACTCGGACTTAAAAGCCCGAGTGGATTTCGGCACTTCGCTTTCCCGCAGGAGTTTCCGCTGTTTGCTCCATATTTTTTGCAGTGAAAAAATCAACATTGTTCTTTAACAAAGCCTTAATTCATATCCTTCTAACTTTTGCACCCAAATCTCAAAGTCCGAACGACCGCCGGAAATATTCCCTACTCATTTAGATTCTGTACGAATTGCACAGATAAACACCGTTTGCGTATTTTCTGTTCCCGCTTTCAATTTTCATAGCCTGAGGAATACATAAAGATTTATCCCCAATCACTTCGGCCATTGATTTGGCTCTGGCTTCTAAGCTCATCTCATTTTAACACAGTATGTCACAGTGATACCTGCCCTTAACAGAAACTTCACTTATACTACTAATTAAAAGAAGTTGAAATAGAGCGGCGGGAGGAGAGCCATACATGCAAAATCTATGGCAAGATTTTTTGAACATCATCGACTTGGATAAAGCAGACAGGCAGAACGCACAGTTGGACATTTTGAAGGAATTTCCGAGTGGATACCCACAGGAGAGACTCTTGTTAAGTTTACTGGACGAAATTGAACAACTTTTTCAAAGCAGAGAATTTACGATGCTCTGGTTTAATAACGGCCGCCGCATCTATTTCAAGCATGTCAGTAAAGAAGATATGAAGTTCATTTATCACGCATGGGGAAAACTTGCGGGGAATTATATTCTCTTCTTGCCTAAAGACGCCTCCATAAGGCGCCAGAGAGTTGAAGACGAAGAGGCGTTTATCGGCCAATGTCTTAAAGCACACAATCAGCTGGTCGTGAAAACCGAAGATGCTTATGTCGTTTTGCATCTTACCTTAACTGAAAAAGTATACTAGCCCGATATAAACGCGGTCATTCAAAATCGATAACCATTCGCGACTACTAAGGTCGCTTTCAATCCAGTCGGTAATAAATCATGAAGACGATCACTTCATTCTTCTGTACTCACTACAGAACAAACATTTCAGGGTTCAATGAGACTTAATAAGTAGAGTTGTTACTTTGCGCTGTAATAAATTAAATAACTTTATTCCCTGGTCCCTGTTCTTCTTCCCCTGCATTCCGTCGCTTTCACAGTAAGATCGTTTCGTTGAGTTGATAGCAGCTTTTGCATAGCATTAAAAACAGACTTCCGATTGTGGCTACAATCAGATGTCTGTTAATTGTTCAAATAAAGACTACTTAAGTCAAAACCAAATATTAAATTTATTAAGCTACTGTCCTGTTCCATGGCAACCTATACATTCATGCTGGGATTCAGGTTTTAATTAAACAACTCAAAAACTCCATCTCAATCGGTTTCAACTTAAAGTGAACAGTTTTCGGGTTCAAACCGCTATTGGAGCTTTTATAGAGGGATGCGGATTATACCCTTCGATCGTCAAATCCTCCATCTCAATATCAAAGACTGAGTGCTTGCTTGGATTAA
Above is a genomic segment from Planococcus lenghuensis containing:
- a CDS encoding GDSL-type esterase/lipase family protein: MKQLVGSVLLLLLLAGCSNSPFRFLQDEANPRTEPVFTEFAVAPTFVPQTIVLTALGDSLTQGVGDEDNRGGYVGRLAVEMTDWPGVEGVMVQNTAKRGRRSDQLLAMFQEGKLTGPVTKADYIVMTVGGNDVMKVVKNNLFSLTPEAFYEELELFDTRYRNIITQIRALNENAPIIMLGIYNPLSIFTGDATEFDDIIAAFNEEVMEVIDEDPQACFIPVSEFFYTNENLVYHTDFFHPNAKGYDLMTERILERMQECDIAFGEEAA
- the msrB gene encoding peptide-methionine (R)-S-oxide reductase MsrB — translated: MKDNLKEKLTPMQYHVTQENGTEPPHQNEYDAHFDEGIYVDVVSGKPLFSSTDKYDAGCGWPSFTKPIDSPEVTEHSDTSYGMRRTEVRSKTADSHLGHVFPDGPQEAGGLRYCINSAAMRFVPKDELEENGYGEYRKLFE
- the deoD gene encoding purine-nucleoside phosphorylase: MSVHINAQKGDIAEAILLPGDPLRAKYIAETFLEDVTQYNEVRNMFGYTGTYKGKRVSVQGTGMGVPSISIYITELMNEYDVKKLIRVGTCGSIHHDVKVRDVILAQSASTNASLNDIIFNGVNYAPTANFDLLLKAYNAGQEKGLNLRVGNVFTEDLFYNDNADHEKWAQYGVLGLEMETAALYTLAAKFGREALAVLTVSDHLLTGEVTTAEERQLTFNDMIIVALDAAVQ
- a CDS encoding lmo1851 family serine protease; this translates as MNEQRPGQDQTPAPEETPANSIRMRTFQFIMLIFFLVLATAGLTVFALTFGEEKAVEVGAPARQEFQKLFSAYDQLQSEYYTEVESDALINGAINGMVEALDDPYSDYLSQEEATQFMNSISSSFEGIGAEIQERDGLITVVSPIANSPAEEAGILPGDKILSVDGESIQGMSVTDAVMLIRGEKGTEVTLTIQRGDSGNTIDLTVERDEIPLETVYAEMISENVAHIRITSFSQDTYTELVEALANMEEAGMEALVLDVRGNPGGLLTTAREIADLFVEEGEILFQVEPRNQESEIFRATGGDKIDVPVTLLIDGGSASASEILAGALSESADVTLVGENSFGKGTVQTANDLPDGANLKFTTAKWLTPDGNWIHETGIAPDVEIGYPAYMTLPLFDTEAELKEGVISEEVEVAEQMLQAIGYEVGEVDGLFDETLTEAVETFQEDNELEVTGILTGDTSYAVIDALREKIENDDPLVQRAVEVIVEEAGLVSEPAAEEPSAEDAAEEPADDQQTEPE
- a CDS encoding dihydrofolate reductase; its protein translation is MISLLVAHDINRVIGKDNELPWHIPEDLKYFKQQTIGKGIVMGRKTYESIGRPLPNRTNIVVTRQPDFEAPGITVTHSLDEAIRLAADVNEEVMIIGGAEIFQETLSKADRLYVTRIEQAFDGDTVFPAYSDSDWRLVSDSGQLISADGIPYTFLVYERAEADQIPG
- a CDS encoding DegV family protein, encoding MANVHIVTDSTADLERETIEKYNIHVVPLSIQVGGRTYLDRVDLEPQSFLKLMEQSDELPKSSQPSPGVFAELYDRLGQDGTPIVSIHMTGGMSGTVQSARTAALQTAADVTVIDSRFISRALAFQVLEAAEMAQSGKTVEEITARVEQIRAATSLFVVVDTLDNLVKGGRIGKGRAMLGSLLKIKPIASLEGGEYTPVAKVRSHKQVVQYLFDQFRNETAGKLVKGVGLVHAEGQAMAEPLLKRLTEAGNETNYSYTTPVIATHTGIGAIGFMYYAE
- a CDS encoding YpmS family protein, with amino-acid sequence MNSWKAAFFVLFGAVVLAVMLLVFAAVTPADDFVSYNTAAKSTAAGNSLIIRTTKGDFEGIANTIIRQEMGNENMPLTLAVEEDVSLSTELQVFSATLPILLKFEPVVQPDGSLLLEQKSVEVGRLAIPPGQALKLLEDSVDLPEFMEVQSSEEAVLLQLPAIPLENGMTVEAIKFDLDADDIRLRVTVRN
- the msrA gene encoding peptide-methionine (S)-S-oxide reductase MsrA, which produces MKTEKATFAGGCFWCMVKPFDTLPGIESVVSGYTGGDLPNPTYEQVCSNRTGHVEAVQITFQPDIFPYEKLLDVFWTQIDPTDAGGQFFDRGSSYQTAIFVHSEEQRQAAEKSKRELDLSGRFSKPVAVEIRDAKPFYPAEAHHQDYYKKNPGHYNRYNVGSGRAAFIEKNWGDQL
- a CDS encoding YozE family protein, encoding MNKSFYQFALAYRGGSKRDPYARFAEAMFNDHGFPKTSREFDGLSRYLEEKADADMPAAVFDELWRAYEER